GAATTTGGTCAAAGGCTTTTTTAGCTTTTCTGTCGCTGGTTCCCGCTACCGGCAGTCCGGTGGGAATCCATTTGGTTTTTCTTTTTCCGTCTACTTTGATATAAAGGACAGCATAAAAAGTATTGTTTTTTTCTTGTAGGCAGCCTGTTATCATGGTTATCCTCCTTTGAAATAACAGCGTATTTGCCTACCATTGACAACATCACAATACCACAGAAGGCATGGGATAGCTACTGTTTTACGCGGAAGCAACCCAACGGATTTTTCTACGGTCTTGGGCCAATAATAAGCAAAAAACCATATCAACCAATCTTGATATGGCACATTTCTTCACTCAGTAAATATTCAATAACGCATGCTTTGGGAATCTTATAGGTCCGTCCAATGCGAACACTATGTATCTCTTTTTCCGAAAGCAATTTATAAGCCAGTTTCCGGCTGATGCCTCCGAGCATTTCTCGTAATTGATTTACCTCGACTACATCGGGGTATTTTTCAAACATGATTGTTTTGTTGCTCATAAAAATTCCCCCCTTCATAAAAAAAGCGCCGGACTAAGTCCGATGCTGATAGAAAGTGCCTGGTTGATTTCTTCCATCTCCTGTTCATCCAGTTTGCCGATCCAGCCCCGAAGTCGAGTCCGGTCAATGGTGCGTATCTGCTCCAGAAGTGCAAAGGACTCTCTGGACAATCTGCCCGCCCCGGCAATAGCCGTATGGGTGGGTAAGGGCTTTTTCGGCTTGCCGGTGATGGCGCAGACGATGGTGGTGGGGCTGTAGTGGTTGCCTATGTCATTTTGCAGGATAAGTACAGGACGGATGCCCCCTTGTTCACAGCCCATAACGGGGTTTAAATCGGCGTAGTAAATATCGCCGCGGCTGATGCCTTGCTTCATCGTGTTCAAACTTTACACCTCCTTGATTCGAGATTCTCTGTTTTTTCTTAATGGCACAAATATAGGGATCGCCCTGCTGTATAAGCAGAGCGATCCCCATCGCTTCTGACATTAAGTCTTTTTTTATAATCAAGGCGCTTAATTCGACACTACTCCCCAAGCGCACTGTGCAAAGCGTATGAGTCTTGCACAACAAAGGCGATGGCCTGAACTGCGGCTGGCTTCGCCGCATCATGGGAATTTCACCCCCGCCAGGATCTCTGCCGGTTGCTCTCATTGCGTGATCCCCCGGTCGCGGGGGGCTATGACGGAGCAAAAGTATCATTATAGGCTGACGGGATCATTGCGAGACAGGCCGCCACAGCCTGTTTTCCGGTCGGATGGGTACCGCTTTGCACCTTATTTGGCCGTCTTTGATAGGAGCAGGAAGAAACGAGCGAACAGAAAAATGAGTGATTTCACTTTTCTTGCTGCCTGCCTACAGGTGGTCTTGGCGCATCCTCCGAGGTCGCTTTACCCTTTCGGGGTCCGTCAGCTAACGTGTTCAGGTCATCGGATATTAAGTTTTCAAGGAACCATGGAGGGAATGAGAAAAACCCCCTCACTACTAATCCGGTTTCGTGAGGGGGTTGGACGGAAAAATTTTTACTTTTCCATAAGTTTTTTTAAAGTACGCAGAATTTTAACCTTTCGGTCGTGGATTGTCATGCGCGGGATACCAGTTTCCGCTGCCAGTTGATGCTCGCTTTTATTCTTAAAAAACAGAGTAAAAATCAGTTCCTGTTCCTCTTTGGCAAGCTGGGAAAGGCACAAGTGGAGTTTTTCGGCTATCAGCTTGTCCGTGACAATATCCTCCACACGGGGAGAAGAGAGATCTGAAATCGCATCCTCACCATTGGTTTCCTCCGTATCCAAGGCACTGTAATAAAACACACCATGTGCTGCGTCCTTTTCCTCCAGATGTAGTTCACGGCGTTTCATGCGGTAATATGTTAAATAGACTTCTTCGGTGACAGGGACGAGCTGCCCCTGAACTTTGATTTGATACTCTTTCTTTTCTGCCATATGGCTTGTCCTCCGTTTTCTGAAATTTTGATGGTGAGTCAAAATGTCAGAAGCGGAGGGGAGCGGCAGCGTGGAAACGACCTGCTTATATTAGAAACATGCCACATTTCCCCTGAATATGGTAAATATGGTCGGAGTATAGATTTTTTTGTCGAAAGAAAAAAGTCAGCACTGCGCCCATGGCGAAATGCTGACTTTTTCAAAATTACAATATGAGATTGTTTGGGTGGTGGGTAATATGTACGAGCTCTGTCTGCTCTATTGCCACCTCTTATAAGTATAAAACCCCATAGGATACCCCTCTCGCCGGAGCATGGCGAAAGCCGGTATCCCGATATCCTGTTTATCCGTCAAAAACCGACAGACAGATATAGAGCCTGCCCTTTGAATGAGGGCAGGCTCCGCATGGTTTTTGGCAGCCAGGCTATCATAGCGCAGTAAAGCACCTTAGACCCTATGGCTTTGCGTCCCCATCTTTTGATGGGTTTGCCCTTGGCTTTATTTTTATTTTTACTGGACTTTCTCTATGCATCGTTAAACTTCATGCATTGAACAGGTATTTTATAACACCTTCACTCTATTTCTTCCTTCTGCTTTTGCCATATACATAGCTTCAGTTCCTTAAAGCAATACTGATAGAACAGCTCTCTGTTCTTTTTTAAGCACTCCAATTCAGTCAAATAACGGTAATTACCTTTTATATCCGTCATTTTCGTGGATAGATACATTCCCTCGATTTCCGGCAAATTGGGATGAACTACGTCTTATAGATCCGTTGAAATTGCCAAGATGATAGGGACAACATGAGTGCTATTCTTTTGACTTCATAACAAATTAATCTCAAAAGAATACAGCAAACAATCTAAGGAACGATTGAACGCATTTTATGTGCCAGGGACGGCGACGCCATTCATCAAGACTTATTTCTTCACAAACATCAAATGTTTGCTGGAGGTCATTTTTTATGTCTTGGAGTACAGGCGATCCGCAAATCCACACACCGTTTTCAAAGTGGAGATAAAAGCTCCGGTAATCCATGTTAATGCTTCCGCAAATGGCATGATCATCATCGCTTATGATAGTCTTTGCATGGATGAACCCCGGGGTATATTCATAGATTCTAACACCCGATTCCAGCAGCTCTCCATAATTCGATTGCGTTACCATATGCACATACCAATGATCCCATATCTTTGGAGTAATAATCCTGACATCTGTACCTCCCTGTGCGGATGTACACAACGCTTCCTTCATGGAGTTGTCAATGACAAGATAGGGGGTAGATATATAAACATATTTCTTTGCATTATATATCATCGTGCGGTACATAACCTCGGCAGGGTTATCGGGATTATTTGAAGGCCCGTCTGAAAATGGTTGATAGAAGCCTTGACCCTCGTAGTTCACTACAGACCGGTAAGCTTCGTAATCTGTAGTTCCTCCACTTTCAGCATCCCACATCTGAAGAAATATTGAGGTCAGACCCCAAACCGCGTCGCCTTCAAGCCGGATTGCCGTGTCTTTCCAATGGCCGTGCTTTGGGTATATGTTGGCATATTCATCAGCAAGATTCGTTCCCCCTGTATACCCAACGCAGCCGTCTATGACCGTAATTTTCTGGTGATTACGGCAATTGAAGCAAAAGGATGAAATATACCGATGAACTGGATTAAAACGCAACACCTGAATATTGTGACTGTTAAGAGCCTTAATCAGATTATCTGGTGCTGTAACAATACTCCCAAAGTCATCGAACATCAGCCGTATTTCCACTCCTTGTTCGGCTTTGCGAATCAATACTTCTGAAATCCTGTCCCAAAGCTCCCCACTATCTAAAATAAAATATTCCAAGAAAACGTATCTTTCAGCGTTTTCAATATCCTTTATCATTGCTTCAAATTGATACTCGCCAAGCGAGAAATACTCACACGTTGTATTTTTATAAAGAGGGAATCCTTTCCTGCCTAAATATCCTGCTATTCTTTTTCTTGACGGATGGATTTGATCGAGTTCGGCGTAAACTTCCGGGTCCTTATATAAATACATGGAACCGTGCTGGATAGCCGCTCTTATTCGATTATTTCTTATACATCGTCCGAACACATCGGAACGACCCCATAAGAGATATAGGAAATAACCGAAAACCGGAAGGATAAATATTATAATAAGCCATACGATTATGTAAGATGTGTTTTTACTTTTGCTCACCATAATAAAGATGTTTATTACCGCTATAATTTGAATGAGTGCATAAAAATATACCGCATAGTTTTTGAGTATATTGATGATAAAATAGATAAATAAAAGTTGTAAAATCACAACAAGGGTGGCCAAACCGATACGAAATATGCCCGTCAAGTTTCTATTTTCTTTTCGCTTCACTGTGACCACCTCTCAATTGTGTTTATATATTTTATATTCTGGTATATTCAGACGTTGTGTTGGGAAGGAGTTTGCATCCGCTCCGAAACCATATAGCAAAAGCTATATCTTCTGTATTGAGATCGTTTGAATAAGACTTTTTTAGCTTTTTTTCATGCCGCCACGTCCAAATTAGAGCCAAAATCCATCCCGTGTTCAGAAATACGTCCTTTGTATCAAAAATAAACCAATTGAATAAACCAATAAAGTCAAGGCTGCCGCCCCAGAACACTACATCAATAAATGAACATAATATGCCAGCAGATGCAAAACAGAATGCTCCACTCAACAAGCGACTCTTTGCACCAACTTTATATGTTTGGAATCGATAGAATAAAAGCAATCCTGCTATAGCCGTTATCTGTAAAAAGATCATTCCGATTACAGGAGTCTTAAAATTAGCCATACTTGCAAACCAATTCAAATTTGTGTTCTGGAAAGGCTCAAAACGCAAAACACTCGGTATCCAGATAATCATCTTATCTATCGCAAAATGAGCTATCAGCAGTTTTATTGTTTGATCAACTGCTGCCAAGATTCCTGTGATAAGCCATTGCTTTTTCATGCCACACACCTTTCCATACAACATATTTTCTGTTTATGCTTTAATTCAATCGCGCTCAATAGCTCAACTGCTTTCACCAATAAACCGAATA
Above is a window of Faecalispora anaeroviscerum DNA encoding:
- a CDS encoding helix-turn-helix domain-containing protein; the encoded protein is MSNKTIMFEKYPDVVEVNQLREMLGGISRKLAYKLLSEKEIHSVRIGRTYKIPKACVIEYLLSEEMCHIKIG
- a CDS encoding type II toxin-antitoxin system PemK/MazF family toxin, producing the protein MNTMKQGISRGDIYYADLNPVMGCEQGGIRPVLILQNDIGNHYSPTTIVCAITGKPKKPLPTHTAIAGAGRLSRESFALLEQIRTIDRTRLRGWIGKLDEQEMEEINQALSISIGLSPALFL
- a CDS encoding sigma-70 RNA polymerase sigma factor region 4 domain-containing protein, encoding MAEKKEYQIKVQGQLVPVTEEVYLTYYRMKRRELHLEEKDAAHGVFYYSALDTEETNGEDAISDLSSPRVEDIVTDKLIAEKLHLCLSQLAKEEQELIFTLFFKNKSEHQLAAETGIPRMTIHDRKVKILRTLKKLMEK
- the cls gene encoding cardiolipin synthase — translated: MKRKENRNLTGIFRIGLATLVVILQLLFIYFIINILKNYAVYFYALIQIIAVINIFIMVSKSKNTSYIIVWLIIIFILPVFGYFLYLLWGRSDVFGRCIRNNRIRAAIQHGSMYLYKDPEVYAELDQIHPSRKRIAGYLGRKGFPLYKNTTCEYFSLGEYQFEAMIKDIENAERYVFLEYFILDSGELWDRISEVLIRKAEQGVEIRLMFDDFGSIVTAPDNLIKALNSHNIQVLRFNPVHRYISSFCFNCRNHQKITVIDGCVGYTGGTNLADEYANIYPKHGHWKDTAIRLEGDAVWGLTSIFLQMWDAESGGTTDYEAYRSVVNYEGQGFYQPFSDGPSNNPDNPAEVMYRTMIYNAKKYVYISTPYLVIDNSMKEALCTSAQGGTDVRIITPKIWDHWYVHMVTQSNYGELLESGVRIYEYTPGFIHAKTIISDDDHAICGSINMDYRSFYLHFENGVWICGSPVLQDIKNDLQQTFDVCEEISLDEWRRRPWHIKCVQSFLRLFAVFF
- a CDS encoding signal peptidase II, which encodes MKKQWLITGILAAVDQTIKLLIAHFAIDKMIIWIPSVLRFEPFQNTNLNWFASMANFKTPVIGMIFLQITAIAGLLLFYRFQTYKVGAKSRLLSGAFCFASAGILCSFIDVVFWGGSLDFIGLFNWFIFDTKDVFLNTGWILALIWTWRHEKKLKKSYSNDLNTEDIAFAIWFRSGCKLLPNTTSEYTRI